Proteins from a single region of Thermus sp. LT1-2-5:
- a CDS encoding GNAT family N-acetyltransferase — protein MIRPVARKDLPGLLKLLRHMDESPQRGVLAPEARDLEGLAEELEDGLVLLREGEVAGYVGLYPFWDGAALEGPLAYREEDLAPLLEAAEKRAKELGVERLYAFPREENQGVRRALQEAGYDLLHLTYFFVKNPEGLDFPPPEGVRIREGFPGPEVYRELYRESEEGWALRLKWTDEELLEHFADPAVHLLVAYQGERPVGLAEVELEDKEASVAYIGVVPEARGKGIGRALLAEAARLARKKGAKLLRVRAHDHEKGALELYRNLGFSLEEAVATYAKELRARR, from the coding sequence ATGATCCGGCCCGTGGCCCGCAAGGACCTTCCGGGGCTTCTAAAGCTCCTCCGCCACATGGACGAAAGCCCGCAAAGGGGGGTCCTGGCCCCGGAGGCGCGGGACCTGGAGGGCCTGGCCGAGGAACTGGAAGACGGCCTCGTCCTCCTCCGGGAGGGGGAGGTGGCGGGGTACGTGGGGCTCTACCCCTTCTGGGACGGGGCCGCCCTGGAAGGGCCTTTGGCCTACCGGGAAGAGGACCTCGCCCCCCTGCTGGAAGCGGCGGAAAAGCGGGCCAAGGAACTTGGGGTGGAAAGGCTTTACGCCTTTCCCCGGGAGGAAAACCAAGGGGTGCGCCGGGCCTTGCAGGAGGCGGGGTACGACCTCCTCCACCTCACCTACTTCTTCGTGAAAAACCCCGAGGGCCTGGACTTCCCACCCCCCGAGGGGGTGCGGATCCGGGAGGGCTTCCCCGGGCCCGAGGTCTACCGGGAGCTTTACCGGGAAAGCGAGGAAGGCTGGGCCTTGCGCCTCAAGTGGACGGACGAGGAGCTCCTGGAGCACTTCGCCGACCCCGCCGTTCACCTCCTGGTGGCCTACCAAGGGGAAAGGCCGGTGGGCCTGGCCGAGGTGGAGCTGGAGGACAAGGAGGCCAGCGTGGCCTACATCGGCGTGGTGCCTGAGGCCCGGGGGAAGGGCATCGGCCGCGCCCTCCTGGCGGAGGCGGCCAGGCTCGCCCGAAAGAAGGGGGCGAAGCTCCTCCGGGTGCGGGCCCACGACCACGAAAAAGGGGCCTTGGAGCTGTACCGGAACCTGGGCTTTAGCCTGGAAGAGGCCGTGGCCACCTACGCCAAGGAGCTTAGGGCCAGGCGGTAG